One Ferviditalea candida DNA window includes the following coding sequences:
- a CDS encoding capping complex subunit for YIEGIA: MGREASEKPAYEILAIITLKEKRVMGGKQLSLLAENEEEQKAMTQDIAKAMKADVVQMKNGDYLVVRV; the protein is encoded by the coding sequence ATGGGACGGGAAGCCTCTGAAAAACCTGCATATGAAATACTGGCTATTATTACTCTGAAAGAGAAACGGGTGATGGGGGGCAAGCAGCTTTCCTTGTTAGCGGAGAATGAAGAAGAGCAAAAAGCAATGACGCAGGATATAGCCAAGGCCATGAAAGCCGATGTGGTACAAATGAAGAATGGGGATTATCTTGTCGTGCGGGTTTGA